Genomic DNA from Leishmania donovani BPK282A1 complete genome, chromosome 32:
CCTCGCTCAGTATTTGTGACCCAAAAGGTGGTAGTCGGCTGCACAGCACCTCCAGCTGACGTGCGTTAACACTGCCGAGGCTTTCAAACGTGCTATACCCGCCCCGCAGCAGAGCTTTCGCCACCGAGTCGCTGACATGTttgagctggcgcagcacgagcCCGTCTGGCCACACACGGCGCTCGATGCAGCGGGCCAGCAGGTTTGCTTGCGTGGCTAAACTGTAGGAAGTGGTGGCGGCCCACGCGTACTCTTCCAGAAATCGCGACATGCGGGGCACGACCGCCCACAGGCGCAGAGAGTCGTTCCGCAGGGAGACTTCCGTGAGGGGAAGCAGCCCAATGTGGACCTGAATCAGCACATAGGCCTTCTGCCAGTCCTCCCGGACCTctcgcccgccgcggcgtccgcTGTGTAGCGGGTACTTCACTGTCTTGTTAAGCTCGTTCAGCGGACCGCGGTCACCTTGACGCAGGCGAACCTCCACAAGCTCCTGGCAATGGCAGAGAAGCTGGAGAACCTCCCGCAGATTGAAGGGCATCATAGGTCGCCTTGACGAGCACACAGTCGCGTCTGCTGCAGTGCTGTGCGGTTGCATGCCTTCTGATGAGGTGTCTTTCTTCGCGTGCGAGTACTCGTGCACCTCTGCGACGCTCATAGAGCCTGTCCGTGCCGTGGTCTTTACGCTAACGTCCAtggcaccggcacacgcatCCACACCAGAGTCGTCGTCGGGCGCGTCGCCGTTCGTACTCACCGCCCCGCGGGCCTTGAGTCTTGCGTTGAGGGTGCACACCGTGTCAAACAGAATGTACATGCGGGACATGGCCCTTCCCAACCGCGTTGCCTCAAAAACCGCCGAGGGATGCTTGATGTCTTCCATGTCGCCTGTGGCGACTGGCGCGGCCGTCCCTCTCGCCGCCGAGAGCACCAACGTGTCCAGATGACTCAGATGCACGCAACCTTCCTCCatgagcacgcgcagcgcgcgctccaTGAGCGCCTCCACGAAAGCCTCCGCGTTAAACTCCAGCTCCTCGGCTCGGTTTGCGAACTCCAGCCCGTAGTGTGGCGGACACTTGCGCAGGCGGATCCAGAAGAACGTCGTCTTCAGCCACTCCATCGCGGAGGGGAAGCTGTGGAtagtgcgcagcgccacctccgcgtTGACGTGCTCGATCATGTGGCGGTGCAAGTGACTCTCGACGCAGGTCAGCGTCACGGCGCCGCTAGTGAGTGTCTCGTAGAGGTGCACGCTGCGTTGCATGGTGAGCACTAGCGCCACGCCGTGCGTGTCGCAGCCAGGCCTACCGGCACGCCCGCACATCTGCATCACCTCTGACACGGGCATGTCCTGGCACCGCCCACTCGAAAAAAAAGTAGTTCCTTTGATAAGAACGAGATGCGCAGGCAAGTTCACACCCAAGGCGAGGGTTGTTGTGGCGCATACGACGGCAATGTACTGCTCGCGGAACATCCGCTCCACGAGCTGGCGGTCTTCCCTGGTCATGGCGGCGTGGTGAAAGCCAACACCCATCATcaggcagctgcgcagctgcttgtCGCTAGCCTGCtgcatcagctgctgcgcttctgCAGAAGGTTCCAGCTGCGCCAACTGCCCCCGGCGAGCTGCGGCATCGCGGATGTCTTCAacgatgcgctgcgccgaaCTCGTCGTCTCCTTCCGCGAGGCACAAAAAACGAGCGTCGGCCTACCTTGGCTGTACTGCTGCATGAAGCCGAATATCTTgaaggagaggaagcgaTGGAAAGCAAACGGGTTTGGCGAGTCGTGCGCGTAGCCGATCACACGTATCGTCAGCGGCACCGGGCGGTCACTCGGGGCGAAGGCAAACGTCATCTCCGGCGACACCTCCAGCCACTCGGCCAGGTCGCCACTGTTGGGCAGCGTACCGCTAATCGCAATAATGCGTGTTGGCGCCGTCTCCGTCGCCGAGTGTTGATGCATGGCACTCGACGATGCTTGAATGACCTTGACGCGGCTCACGATGGCCTCCATGGCGGCGCCACGCTCCTCTTGCACCGTGTGCACCTCGTCTAACAGCAGGAGGCCGACAGAGTTTACGATCGCCAtcacctccttctccttccaGCGTCGCGTGATGCTGTCCCACCGCTCCGGCGTGGTGACGAGAATGTCAGCCTGTGAGACGCAAACCATACTCTCTAATCCGTCGCGTCCTCGGACATCACCGGTCGCGGACGCTGTGGAGCACGAGCGCTCCTGCTGGTCTacttgttgctgctgctgatcgcCCGTTTCGATCACAACCGTCAAGGTCGGAAATTGGGCACGCCAGTGCTCGTACTTCTCGTTCGCGAGCGCCTTAATGGGACAGATGTACACCGCCTTTCGttttcgctgctgcagtggccCAGAACAGCTGCGGGTCTCGCCATCCTCCTCTGTCGCCCTtgcgccggcgtcatcgcGGGGGGCGAGAACGTTGCGAAAGaggcgcagcatcgccacctccagcagGACCGTCTTCCCACTACCAGTTGGCGCGGCCACAAGACAATTGCGGTCATTCGTGAACAAGGCCGGGATGACGGCTTCCTGCACCTTCgtgaagcagcggtgcggcaaGAAGTGAAGGAGCCCGCCAAGGCACTTTGCAGCGGGAGTGGACATGgccagcggcgacgcactGACTCTCGCGCAAACACATACCCCTACACGTGGCACCGGTGAAGGGGCAGGGCAAGGCACACGCTGAAAGAGCGTCTGTGTACGTTGACGCTATGAGCCGCACCCTCTACACAATCGACAAGGGGTGTGGGAGGCGCTGCGAAGGTGGGGAACGAAAAGAAGGTGAGAGGAGCGTAGAGGTGCACGGGCCTCGTGCGACGCGAATGTGCGTGATGGGCATCACTCTCACTGagagaaacagcagcagaagaggaATAGAATGGGTACATGAGAAAGAATAGGggcgggtgggggaggaATGTCGGGTGCTATCAAACAGTGACGTTGCCAGCAAGCCTTTGGTGCGCGGCAGGAAATGtcaaggaagagagagagtttgctttttttttgttaccctcgcccgccccctccaccaTCGCACATCTCGCAACGCAGACACGGTGCCCGTTTTTCTTTCACACCGCTTCTACTTCAGAtttccgcccccccccccaccaccaccaccgacgtCCTCGTCGTTGGTGTGTCGCACGCACGTTGGTTACTGTAGGCTTCGATAGTCATTGTGCGCAAAATATAGAAAAGCACACCCCACCAACGAGGAGACGTAATCGCACGTGGGGAATGCAAGGGCAGCCACCGAGCCGTAAGTTCTGCTTGCATTCTCTCgggccgccgcagcatcaGGAGGGAGACGGCGTCGCAAAAATGTTCATCATCGCGTCTCCTCCGGAAAGAAGATGACGGAGCACCCGCGAGCGTCATCATAATTTTGCGTGGCGTTGAAGACCGTCAGCATCGACCCAGAGATCCATCCGCGGTGGTGGTCCCCTGCGGGGCTCTCGAGCAGCGGGGAGAGGCGGGTATAGCGGAGGTTCTCCAGAATCGCTAtgccgcaccgcagcaggGAACCGTGACTGTGCTTCCCCGGCGGCATCGCCTGCGGTGCATCGACGGAAGGGCTGTCTATGCCCAGTAGTACCAAGCGAGGGAAGACGCGATGCAGATAATCCACCGCTTCCGGGTACAGAAACGCGTACGCGTTCGACGGGGACTCAGACGGCATCGCAGTAGTAGCGCCCTTGGCACCTGCCGCGGCCACATGTGTCGCTGACGCAACGTCCAGCGGAACGAAAACGCGAAGGGGTTCCGTCAACGCCTCCGTGGTGCCTGTTCTGGTGGCGCTAGTGGTTGTTGAGTGCCGGGTAATAAGCAGCAGGCGCCACACAGGTCGGGAACCGTCCCGAAACGCCGCGGGCAGTTTCACTCGAGCCTTTTCCAGCACTTCCACCGTGATCGCCAGAGGGGCATCAGGATCCAGCGATTGGTgatgctcgcgcagctctgtGGTGATATCCAGAACgacggcatcgccgctgtaGTGCGCGTCGTCGTAGTTGCGGTGAGACAGACTGCGGCAGAAATGATGCGGCCCAtcggcgtgtgtgccggcCTGTGAGCTCGTCATGGTCAGGATGCGATTCGCGACGAAACACGGACCATCTGGAGATCTGGACAAGTTTTCGTACTGCGAGACACGCTGCACCGTCGGGTAACGCTCACGCAGAAATCGAGCAAACACAACTGATGCCACGGCAGTGACCATGATGCGCAACAGTCGGTGCGCCCACCGTCTCAAGAACCCCTGCTGTGCAACAGAGGTAACGCTCCTTTTCGTAGCGAATAGCAGCGTCACAAGTGCACCGAAGGCGGCACTGGCGGCTGCTGTGGTAGTGATAGATGGTATGTGAACCAACTGGATGAGGATGTCGCtggtgcgcagcacctgAAAAGGCGAAAGCGGGGGTACCACGATCTGCATCTCGTCAAGACACATGGTCAGATCAATACCGCCAGCGAGGCTGACAGGCGCGGATTGCTTTGCCTCCCGTTTCCACTCTCGCACCTTGCGATTTGCCTCATCTAACTCTGTAAACTCCACCGTCATGTGAGCGGCAACGGTGTAGTCATGGAGCTAACGTTTGTGTGGAACGGACGTTACACCGAGAGAGTGTacggaggagggagaagcgaCATAATGTGGGTGGTATTCAGTTTGCATGCCATCGACTGGGCAGTTGACGCGGGCGTCAGTGACGGCAAAGTACGCGCGTGCTGGTGGGcaacgcctcctccacacccaGACACATACCATGGAAAGCGAGGTTGCGAAGAAAAAAGTGGGAGCCGCAACGTAGAGGACAGCAGCGGAAGAAATGAAGTCTGTatgggggagggagacgcaGGTACGGCCATACAAGCAGCACACCTCTCACACACCCTCGGCacaacgacacacacacacatacacttTCCCCTTGCTGCCTCCGGATTGTGAAACGGCGTGTACGCCTCTATGCGACAAGGGTGCGTGTCTCCAAGAGTTGAGACTGCAAAACACGCAAAAGCCCTTGCGAGTCTgcgaagaggggagagaacgagagagagtgcgcgcgcgtcggaAGGGCTTGGCACTTGCAGGTTCCTGCAAAATCGATATCCTCGAATAAGGCAgcacgtgcagcgcgcgcacaaaaCGGCAAACATACATACGTTAGCGAAATCTACGTCAGACATACAGACACCGATATACAACATACTCATAGTATGCGCTCGCAAACCGTCACGGTTTCCGTTCAACATTGCTGTGATGGCGCAGAACAGACAGCGCATTCGCCACCTTCCCTCGATGGGCGGCGATCTCGATAAGGTCGAGTATGCCCTGCTCCGAGCAGGAAGCACCGACGTCGTGCATTGCCGTCACAACGCGCTCCGCTGCCTCAAAACTGCAGTGGCGACTCACTCCGAGGACGAGGTTGTAGGTGGAGGAGCCGAGGGCGAGACCCTTTGCATGCGCCCGCTCCACCCAGAACAGTGCGCTGGACCACTGCcctgcgtgcacgcacgagTCGATACACAGCTTCGCCTCCTTTACTGTCATGGCCGCCCGCTGATTGCTGAGATAGATGGCCATAGATTTGGCCGCTGTTGCCCACTGTCCCTGGCGGGCGACGTGCGCCGCAATACTCGGTACAACGTTGAAGCACTTGCGCCGCAGCATCACAGAGAGGAACTGCGTGGCGAGCCCCCAGGACGCGTGCTGCTCGGTGATGGTGCGCGCCAACACGGTGGCATCGAGCTCGGATTGGAGAGGCATGCGAAGCAGAAGGTGCGTCAGCACCGTCACTCGCCCACTCGCCAACCGTTTAAGTGTGGCAGACAAAGGCGCTGCGTTCCTTGGAGAAGCTGTGGTGCCCAAATCGTGTTGTGCCACGCCGGTGGAGGTCATCTTCActgcctcgccctccctgGCATCCACGCACTCGGTGCACAGCTTCAGCACTGTGTTCATGTTCATAGCCGACGGCCGCAGTCGGTACAGATGAATGGCCATGCCAGCGACGTCGAGAGGGGCACTGCCAGTGCGCTGTACCCTCTTCTGTGCCAGTACCCATCGCTTGACTacgtccgccgccgtcgaatCAGTGGCGCCGCTTGTAGTGTCGTCAAGATACCTCCAGGCGAGCTCTTGACCCTTTCTGAAACCGAGGCACTTGAGCAGCACATCTGGCGCGGACTCCGCGTCCTTTACCAGCATATCTGCCACGTAGGTATCCGCACTCGCCGGGTCGTGCGCGACAACGAGTGGAATGATGACGTGATACAGGtagtgcagctgcagctgcgccggcgcggccgcaaCGCCGGTCTCGCGCAGAAGCGCGGGGGCGGCTAACACGGGGCGCAGCATGCCTTGCGAGGCCACCTgctggctgcgctgcgtctcCATGTAGGCGTGGTAAAGCCTTATGGCTTGCTCGTAGTCGAAgcgtgctgcggtggtgaggCAACAGGCGCACACCGTCGGGGTCCACTGCGACTGGAAAGACTGCAGCACGTGGCACAGTTTCAGGCTGAGCTGCTCGTCATTCCGACAGGCATGAAAGAGCGCCACTAATATTTCGTCCGAGACAAGCATGTCTTCGCCAAAGCGGAAGTAGTAGATGAGGGCCATGCCCGCGTGAGACGTGTTCAGCAGTGTGCGGATCGCACATTCGACGTTGTGCTGGTTGAGGTAGCGCGGTTGTTGCCTTGCCTGATCGATGCCGTAGCTGACATGGATGACCGCCTGCCACAACGCCTCCCGCTCCATCTTGCAGAAGAGTGCCTGCACCTCGGCGACCGAGTAGCTCGCAATGCGCTCCTTGACATCTTCCTcggaggcggtggccagCGAGGAAACGTGAGGGCGCCCCTTGTGAAGGTTGTAGAGGCGGTGCGGTACTTGAGGGACTTGGTACACCACAGGGGTTTCACGGAACTGCGTGTGGACACTTTCCTTcacaagcagcggcgccgaagcGGACGCGCCGCTTCTGTCGGCAGCGTCTGGTGCGCTGATCAGGGCTGCCAGCTCAGGGCGAAACCGCGTTTCCACTTGCCTGGCAAAGTTCTGAAAGTAGAGAAGGTTGGCCTCCTCTGCCTGCAGCTCGAAGCCCTTGAGCAGCAGTGTCGGCGTGCTCCCTTGCTCAGcgccggccgctgcggcacggcgcgcagcttcttGAGAGTCATCTGTGAGGATGTTGACTGTTGTGTAGACGCCAGGCTCCACGACATCGGCCCGCTTcgcccacagcagcgccttcgtcgAGGCCAGCAAAAAGAGGATGTCATCTACACCAAAGAAGGGCATCGACCTTTTGGATTACTTGGGCGCTCCCTCCGCCAGGCGGTGCCTCATCTTGGTTGCGTGACGgtgcagaggcggaggcaaaCCCGTGGTCGCTCCCCGCTACCCCGCTCTCTTATCAGTGCACCACGCCACAGATAGTAGGCGTCCGAGGCCAGAGGATGTTGCAAGGTTCACTGGGTGTGCAAAAAGCTACTCCGACAGAGCAAGACGAGGTGGGAGGACCCTTCCGCATTCTCCGAACGCcgttctgctgcgccgccgaaAGGGAATAGACGTGCAGTGCGGTggaaagcacacacacacacgcacaaaacaGCAACAGAGGAGTGACGCCGgcctccaccacccctccGTTCAACACAGCACAGAAAAGTAAAGGCTTCTGCGGTACAGCTACACGTCACTTGCAAGAGGCGTGGCTCGCTTACAAAGGAAGCACGGACAACGACAACAGCGAAACGGCGACACACGCAGGGCGGAGAAAAAACGACAGAGATACGCATGAAGAAGAATgcgagcgaggaagagagggcgcCCATAACCTCTCGCGCAGCGGACAGCCAGAGTGAAGGCCGTTCGCACCGGGCTAGCTGACTAGCGGGTCACACTCGCACACTGCCTATAATGCATGCGAGGGCCAAGGGAGGACACGAAGGGCACATGGCCCCATTCTGCCTTGCCGATAGTCTCTCGAAAAGACTGCAACGGTTTGACGCGTGGGAGAAGACCCGTGGGACGTCTCTGCTTGACACCGCCGacgttgcgcagctgccaaAGCCAAAGTGTGTGTTGGCCATCTCTCCACTCTGCCGCCTTTTGTGACTCTTTCGTGGCTGCTTCTCCAGAGGTCTTccaaacaaaacgaaaacgcTCCCACGTGCACCTGCACACCCGGCAACGGCTACGACACAGAGAGCGGCAAGGGCGTGCGATACCCGAACACGTTCATGGATGATATACGTGTGTGGGGCGGCGGCCAAGTGCAAGAAAGCGGTATGGAGAATGATCGAGAGAGCCATGTCACACGCCTAGATAAATAGAGACATGCACATACCAACGCAATAACggaaacgagaaaaaaaagtagagggtgctgctggtggagaAGCCAGTGAACAGTGAAGAGGCCACAGAGACACAAAAAATGTGGCGCCACGAGCCAGAATCGTCCCGAGATCTAATGTGGCATCCTTCACAAGAAATGCAACGAAATTCCCCtcgtgcacacacgtgcacagggTTGACGGCACAGCTGAGACGCCAtgagaaaggaaaaaaaaaaaaacaaattGAAAGACAAAAGCGGTTCACGTGTGTgggggcgtgcgtgtgtgtgtgtgtgtgtgtgtgtgagtgaaTAGGTGCAGAAGAGGCGAcacaagagcgagagacacgGACTGCTCGGCGAGACGACAGTGAAGCGCAAGCTTTAGGCGAAGAAGCAACGGCAACCGCTACAACGGGAAAAGAGAACGCGACAAAGACAACAGCGGTGAAGATGCCGGCACCAAGGCACGCCCAACACAGAAAACACAAGGAGGGCTATAGAACAAAACACTCTAAACTTTCCGGAACAACGACAGCCACAAGAACAGCCCATGTACATCtgtacatacacacagatCTCTATAAAGGCAGCCAATCGCACACACCACGCGAGCCACGAGAATCAAGCACACAACCACCGAAGGGGAAAACCCCAATGGAGAATGAGGCGGGTTGTGACAGGTGAAGTGGACGTCCCTGACAGGGATCTTCTCTCCTCGTCGGGACATGCCACTCAGCAGGAGAGACGAGCAGATGCGAACGCAAGGAGTGCCCGCACGAACACGTAGACCCACGAACGTGAACCTATACGTACGCTTTCGAAGGTCTTGCGACCGCTGACTCAGTGCACAACGTGAGGGATCTCGATCATCCGAACAGATCCGATATGCCCACCAAACGTGGCCTGCGGGTAGGACGGACGGGCTGCGTTCCACTGCGGCACCTCACCAGCGTCTACCTGCTTTCCACGCACATCGTGTACCGTCAGCTTCGCGTGtccgctgctggagctcaCTGCGACGCGTAGGTACAGTACCTGGCCCGTCATGGACGCCGGTACAATCCACAAGTGAGAGAGGTCATTTGTGCTGCCTTGCTCCCACGCCTCAATCGTGTTGCCAACACCGACGCCGAGACCGACCCAGTCGCCCGGATCATCGATGCGGATGGCCCACTGCACGTAGCGCGGTGACCGCCGTTTCACATTCGACGTGCCCAAGGTGCTTAGTAGGTGGTGAAGGGCGAAATCGAAGAGGgaggtgccggtgctgtTCGGCACAGACACCGCATCCGCGGCAAACTGCGCCGATGAAGCTGACCCCGCGGCAGATCGCTTGTGGGAAGAGCTAGACATGCTTCTCACGTACTCTCGCGTCGCCACTGGCCCAGAAAGAGCAGGTCGGGCAGGGGAGCTACAACAGGCGGAACGGCCATTGCtatgcagcggcgacgcatTCGCGCTTCGGCCTGCAGGGCGCGACGGCTTGGCAagggaagcggcggcagcattGGCACCCGTACCGCTGAAACGCCAGCGATCTCTGTGTGCAACGTTCacggcctcctccacggGCCGGCCATCGTTG
This window encodes:
- a CDS encoding DEAD/DEAH box helicase-like protein, putative, encoding MSTPAAKCLGGLLHFLPHRCFTKVQEAVIPALFTNDRNCLVAAPTGSGKTVLLEVAMLRLFRNVLAPRDDAGARATEEDGETRSCSGPLQQRKRKAVYICPIKALANEKYEHWRAQFPTLTVVIETGDQQQQQVDQQERSCSTASATGDVRGRDGLESMVCVSQADILVTTPERWDSITRRWKEKEVMAIVNSVGLLLLDEVHTVQEERGAAMEAIVSRVKVIQASSSAMHQHSATETAPTRIIAISGTLPNSGDLAEWLEVSPEMTFAFAPSDRPVPLTIRVIGYAHDSPNPFAFHRFLSFKIFGFMQQYSQGRPTLVFCASRKETTSSAQRIVEDIRDAAARRGQLAQLEPSAEAQQLMQQASDKQLRSCLMMGVGFHHAAMTREDRQLVERMFREQYIAVVCATTTLALGVNLPAHLVLIKGTTFFSSGRCQDMPVSEVMQMCGRAGRPGCDTHGVALVLTMQRSVHLYETLTSGAVTLTCVESHLHRHMIEHVNAEVALRTIHSFPSAMEWLKTTFFWIRLRKCPPHYGLEFANRAEELEFNAEAFVEALMERALRVLMEEGCVHLSHLDTLVLSAARGTAAPVATGDMEDIKHPSAVFEATRLGRAMSRMYILFDTVCTLNARLKARGAVSTNGDAPDDDSGVDACAGAMDVSVKTTARTGSMSVAEVHEYSHAKKDTSSEGMQPHSTAADATVCSSRRPMMPFNLREVLQLLCHCQELVEVRLRQGDRGPLNELNKTVKYPLHSGRRGGREVREDWQKAYVLIQVHIGLLPLTEVSLRNDSLRLWAVVPRMSRFLEEYAWAATTSYSLATQANLLARCIERRVWPDGLVLRQLKHVSDSVAKALLRGGYSTFESLGSVNARQLEVLCSRLPPFGSQILSEVRRLPRISLDISFMASPAESDGIDNQHRVPSGVVQLTLSPGTEAVTDEGVPNAARRQRSETASSKAAGGKPQLLSDVVALDSTRVLLLVGMPSEDRVLLKRFVPLSAFGSPDAPGSTAEAASRATADGLCAWTLCFPFASPPLLRDTSSGGGGRGRRIEARCLVLRVVGMDTVTARDEEFTSARGDAASESIHRSAQKPVANGCVLFPAAKDVAILPYTKAPQTALSVQVASEARATFNELLEDLQYVASAGDPTQPYRSAPREPPISRKRTRIGQRACRATDDDQGMQKKETRQTNGNTAAMPLPSAMANATSLLPVPGASDLREADGSGAAGAAASEVSQERAAAGGSSLDSVRSSPEHCADKGARLEKPLRDQNTPQHVSEFPSKPVRESPSPRQARLCPSLETGAADALAVSTPSAAHKRVARVRLQPCTSPPASRPPGTSPRACFPALHREIPYSTPQAASSRPVHPHDYGDTPPGVTTSVDQGRTYPLRRMTPQSGQWCPSMVAPTPPPSCRFVVRVPPPHASSLRLGRDCMHRSARQRSDVVEPQEAFYYPVDPQQAPPVMRYAFSGVQGEWWRPSYMQDSSWMHGGAASPHPYPYHTPSMVTRLANYGPMLARPNSVGHLPAHWDHVAAVPASRFAGQHSPSFFASRPPFEFAEEHQQIWQTDSRLSSYPPSSAPGVLLPHQASSPTPYTVLQAQPWPRPPPPPVYDPRDWRPPASMQREPVLPSLWMPVTHEHQKQRFAVTEGDPRARTAPSDMSVSRADASVARPASMPTSDGGNFPSRVRRRSPMVAQSWWQ